Proteins encoded in a region of the Sugiyamaella lignohabitans strain CBS 10342 chromosome B, complete sequence genome:
- the SPO14 gene encoding phospholipase D (Phospholipase D; catalyzes the hydrolysis of phosphatidylcholine, producing choline and phosphatidic acid; involved in Sec14p-independent secretion; required for meiosis and spore formation; differently regulated in secretion and meiosis; participates in transcription initiation and/or early elongation of specific genes; interacts with 'foot domain' of RNA polymerase II; deletion results in abnormal CTD-Ser5 phosphorylation of RNA polymerase II at specific promoter regions; GO_component: GO:0005768 - endosome [Evidence IDA] [PMID 10848624]; GO_component: GO:0005634 - nucleus [Evidence IDA] [PMID 21954159]; GO_component: GO:0005628 - prospore membrane [Evidence IDA] [PMID 9693364]; GO_function: GO:0070290 - N-acylphosphatidylethanolamine-specific phospholipase D activity [Evidence IEA]; GO_function: GO:0003824 - catalytic activity [Evidence IEA]; GO_function: GO:0016787 - hydrolase activity [Evidence IEA]; GO_function: GO:0035091 - phosphatidylinositol binding [Evidence IEA]; GO_function: GO:0032266 - phosphatidylinositol-3-phosphate binding [Evidence IDA] [PMID 11557775]; GO_function: GO:0004630 - phospholipase D activity [Evidence IEA]; GO_function: GO:0004630 - phospholipase D activity [Evidence IDA] [PMID 11514437]; GO_process: GO:0031321 - ascospore-type prospore assembly [Evidence IMP] [PMID 16554438]; GO_process: GO:0000753 - cell morphogenesis involved in conjugation with cellular fusion [Evidence IMP] [PMID 12702348]; GO_process: GO:0000753 - cell morphogenesis involved in conjugation with cellular fusion [Evidence IGI] [PMID 18036176]; GO_process: GO:0006887 - exocytosis [Evidence IGI] [PMID 10848624]; GO_process: GO:0006887 - exocytosis [Evidence IGI] [PMID 11514437]; GO_process: GO:0016042 - lipid catabolic process [Evidence IEA]; GO_process: GO:0006629 - lipid metabolic process [Evidence IEA]; GO_process: GO:0007126 - meiotic nuclear division [Evidence IEA]; GO_process: GO:0008152 - metabolic process [Evidence IEA]; GO_process: GO:0006644 - phospholipid metabolic process [Evidence IDA,IMP] [PMID 8576189]; GO_process: GO:0030435 - sporulation resulting in formation of a cellular spore [Evidence IEA]), with translation MSVIETVRNDNNSREMDLKSNSLSVSSKSVKNKPFDETNTGILQSEKELETAEDSTIKEIKSNDRGGPTDSPSPVTSSNDKFVKGSNGSVMTGKANFTSLPGIISSPSPLSLKSDKSRQGQNNVSFLSTDGSSRPSSSALVTENTPARVPSPLSSLAFDSSNVTPQREVSLSTPSARRFTGSYAPNDEDNDADSELDTSTSALNDRRRKYGFRRLSHRDNLFKRKSVENPIEEAEKSTKPSTKPRRRLAKLRSKSEAEAIGPSFGQASSGHGASDNEILPRPRRTNEDIHSDTEVTNIVSDYDDTVIHGASGPENDQLRTSSRYARFNRGNNAQTINGAGNTDSPNMFRRISQINTETFSLNLRKYTRFGRRKKEEEKSAAHEKSSELLNELISITPATIILASSLGRDDKGLPRVPVLLEQLRFTLTQIAQQTFKIDVEYGRLSWSVERDYREFSALNSKLRSILIQRRLANSEAKRDRENEKQNRPPQPKVKFPRLPKLPKSTVRSSSQRAEASGIIPVRSQEGPPRIEYASSLSGSDEDEHNTLPRGVTGQATTIEVALAEYLRGLLHKFQAGGDANRILSFFECSTMTVQLASAENHYHGKEGMLYMSSMASAQGWKVSHWKPDDISQMVQRHTKKWFLVRPSYIVCVDNIAATNIREVFLVDASFRARSRTDRNDILFADSSSDNTKRPEVARGLSRLRASRFIVEIENNERQLAIAGKSQKEMLLWVECLNKMKDASIWSKPNRFGSFAPIRMHVAANWFVDARDYFWTVSEAISQAKDVIYIHDWWLSPEIYMRRPPQGNQEWRLDRLLQRKAIEGIKIFIIIYRNYGQTVPIDSLYTKHSLLNLHDNIYVMRSPNQWLQNTYFWAHHEKLCLIDHSIAFLGGIDLCFGRYDTPDHSLTDDVPTAFYTQPPFPKNEKTQMWPGKDYSNPRVKDFFNLSEPYEDMYDRLKVPRMPWHDIHMAVIGQPARDLARHFVQRWNYLIRHKRPSRLTPLLVPPPDFTREELVSRGLTGTCEVQILRSSGQWSLGLKNLEHSIENAYITAIAESEHFVYIENQFFITSTVIEGTVIENKIGNALVERIKVAHEKKQNWRCIIVIPLMPGFESQVDMAEGSSVRVIMQCQYMSISRGEESIYKKLERANIVPEDYIQFYSLRKWGNIGPNRKLVTEQLYIHAKCMVVDDRIAIIGSANINERSMRGSRDSEIAAIIRDTHVVNSVMAGRPFEVGKFAHSLRIRLMSEHLGIDLDVTEAIDICLNEELNRKANAEEEDVFGEDNKDLRQDEKEFIGPHSFNHYAGYYNIGLRDKKAESSDNRVQNNEQHSKDVEGYGIDGYKVEDKAEARRGNDIRKEENRTMLEKARTIVGEALRTWEYEDISHLRRQLYEKMTGMVVRDSFEFDRLSPGLEGPEDDSEIVSTVNPYKLQDPLDETFYEDVWRAIATKNTLLFRDVFRCQPDDEVQTWADYKRYMSYGEQFSTQQDEASDQPVDSTMDTLRAHDPLNTIGKSEESDENLVGSSSGSGSRSGSGADEENDSAEPRDSTTSSEIDPNDSTNNDIHKQGMTPAASASSMGRTKRKRANSKYSRNYGLGKPYPADEAEEILRGVKGNLVMFPTEWLGKEHDK, from the coding sequence ATGTCTGTTATTGAGACAGTCAGAAATGACAATAACTCGCGTGAAATGGATCTTAAAAGTAATTCCTTGAGTGTTAGTAGTAAGTCTGTCAAAAACAAGCCATTTGATGAGACTAACACTGGTATACTTCAATCTGAAAAAGAGCTTGAGACGGCTGAAGACAGTACTATCAAGGAGATAAAATCAAATGACCGTGGTGGCCCTACAGATTCTCCAAGTCCAGTAACCAGTTCTAATGACAAATTTGTCAAAGGTTCCAACGGTTCCGTGATGACCGGGAAAGCCAACTTTACCAGCTTACCTGGAATAATCTCCTCCCCATCCCCGCTTTCGTTGAAATCTGATAAATCGCGTCAAGGACAAAACAATGTTTCGTTTCTTAGTACAGATGGAAGCTCTAGACCATCGTCATCTGCATTAGTTACGGAGAATACTCCTGCCCGTGTTCCATCTCCCCTATCTTCTTTAGCATTCGATTCCAGCAACGTAACACCACAACGGGAAGTGAGTCTATCTACCCCTTCTGCTCGTCGATTCACGGGATCGTATGCCCCaaatgatgaagacaaTGACGCTGACAGCGAGCTCGATACATCAACCTCTGCATTAAATGATCGCAGGAGAAAGTACGGATTTAGGCGACTATCGCATCGTGAcaatcttttcaaaagGAAGTCTGTCGAAAATCCCATCGAAGAGGCTGAGAAATCGACCAAACCGTCAACTAAACCCCGACGACGTCTAGCCAAATTGAGATCAAAGAGTGAGGCAGAAGCTATTGGGCCCTCTTTCGGCCAGGCTAGCAGTGGTCATGGAGCCTCTGATAATGAGATACTACCTCGACCTCGACGGACTAATGAAGATATACATTCAGATACAGAGGTTACTAACATAGTTTCTGACTATGACGATACTGTGATACATGGAGCAAGTGGTCCTGAAAACGACCAACTTCGAACTTCAAGCAGATATGCAAGATTCAACAGGGGTAATAATGCCCAAACTATCAACGGAGCTGGAAACACAGATAGCCCTAATATGTTTAGGCGAATATCTCAAATTAATACAGAAACATTCTCCCTCAATCTCAGGAAATATACGCGTTTTGGACGCAGGAAAAAGGAGGAGGAGAAATCAGCGGCCCATGAAAAGTCATCCGAGCTTTTGAATGAACTTATCTCTATAACTCCTGCGACCATCATCTTGGCCTCGAGTCTAGGAAGAGATGATAAGGGCTTACCCCGAGTTCCTGTTCTTCTCGAACAACTTCGTTTTACGTTGACTCAGATTGCTCAGCAAACATTTAAAATCGATGTAGAGTATGGTCGCTTATCTTGGTCGGTGGAGAGAGACTATAGAGAATTTTCAGCTTTGAACAGCAAATTACGGAGTATTTTGATTCAGCGTAGACTTGCCAATTCAGAAGCAAAGAGGGACagagaaaatgaaaagcAGAACCGGCCGCCTCAACCAAAGGTTAAATTTCCTCGACTGCCGAAATTACCCAAATCAACTGTTAGAAGTAGCAGCCAAAGAGCGGAAGCGTCTGGAATAATTCCAGTCCGGAGCCAAGAGGGACCGCCAAGGATTGAGTACGCAAGTAGTTTGTCTGGGTcggatgaagatgaacaTAATACACTCCCGCGTGGCGTTACAGGTCAGGCAACTACAATAGAAGTTGCTTTAGCCGAATACTTGCGTGGGTTACTACATAAATTTCAAGCTGGTGGTGACGCGAATAGGATACTAAGTTTTTTTGAATGCTCAACTATGACTGTGCAGCTTGCTTCTGCTGAAAATCATTATCACGGTAAAGAGGGTATGTTGTATATGAGTTCAATGGCTTCTGCTCAAGGTTGGAAAGTAAGCCATTGGAAACCGGATGATATATCACAAATGGTTCAACGACACACAAAAAAGTGGTTTCTGGTTCGCCCTTCATATATTGTTTGTGTCGACAATATTGCAGCAACTAATATACGTGAAGTGTTTTTGGTCGACGCTTCATTCAGAGCAAGGAGTAGGACTGACCGCAATGATATATTGTTCGCCGACAGTTCAAGTGATAATACTAAACGTCCTGAAGTTGCGAGAGGTTTATCACGCTTGAGGGCCTCTAGGTTTATTGTAGAAATCGAAAATAACGAACGACAATTGGCTATAGCCGGGAAGTCACAAAAGGAAATGTTGCTCTGGGTGGAATGCTTGAATAAAATGAAGGACGCATCTATTTGGAGTAAGCCAAATAGATTTGGTAGTTTTGCTCCAATAAGGATGCACGTGGCTGCAAATTGGTTTGTTGATGCAAGGGATTACTTTTGGACAGTTAGCGAGGCCATAAGTCAAGCGAAGGATGTCATCTACATCCATGACTGGTGGCTTAGCCCAGAGATTTACATGAGACGGCCCCCTCaaggaaatcaagaatGGCGTTTAGATCGGTTGTTGCAACGGAAGGCGATTGAGGGCATcaagatatttattataatcTATAGGAACTACGGACAAACAGTTCCTATCGATTCTCTTTACACTAAACACTCGTTGTTAAATCTTCACGACAATATTTACGTTATGAGATCTCCTAATCAATGGCTTCAAAACACATACTTCTGGGCTCATCATGAAAAGCTATGTCTAATTGATCATTCGATTGCATTTTTAGGTGGCATAGACCTTTGCTTTGGCAGATACGACACACCAGATCATTCTCTAACTGACGATGTACCTACTGCATTTTATACCCAACCACCCTTCCCTAAAAATGAGAAAACACAAATGTGGCCCGGCAAAGATTATTCTAACCCTCGTGTTAaagatttttttaatttgaGTGAGCCTTATGAAGATATGTATGATCGTCTAAAGGTCCCGAGAATGCCATGGCATGATATACATATGGCTGTCATTGGGCAACCAGCCAGAGATTTGGCTCGACATTTTGTTCAACGATGGAACTATTTGATCAGACATAAGCGCCCATCTCGACTCACCCCTTTACTTGTCCCTCCTCCTGATTTCACCCGGGAAGAGTTGGTAAGTAGAGGCTTGACTGGCACATGTGAAGTCCAGATACTTAGGTCCTCCGGTCAGTGGTCATTAGGGCTTAAGAATTTGGAGCATAGCATTGAGAATGCTTATATCACAGCTATAGCTGAGTCCGAGCATTTCGTTTATATTGAAAACCAGTTTTTCATCACATCAACCGTCATCGAAGGCACCGTCATTGAGAACAAAATTGGCAATGCACTGGTGGAGAGAATCAAGGTAGCTCATGAAAAGAAGCAAAACTGGAGGTGTATTATTGTTATTCCTTTGATGCCTGGGTTTGAATCTCAAGTTGACATGGCGGAGGGATCTAGTGTGCGGGTTATAATGCAGTGTCAATATATGTCCATCAGCAGAGGCGAGGAAAGTATTTATAAAAAACTTGAAAGAGCTAACATTGTTCCTGAGGACTATATTCAATTTTACTCGCTACGTAAGTGGGGCAATATTGGTCCAAATAGGAAGCTAGTTACGGAGCAGCTTTACATCCACGCTAAGTGCatggttgttgatgacCGGATAGCGATTATTGGTAGTGCGAATATCAATGAACGATCAATGAGGGGCAGTAGAGATTCGGAAATTGCTGCGATTATCAGAGATACACATGTTGTGAACTCTGTTATGGCGGGCAGACCATTTGAGGTTGGTAAATTTGCCCATAGCTTAAGAATTCGCCTCATGTCGGAGCATCTTGGCATTGATCTTGACGTCACAGAAGCCATTGACATATGTCTAAACGAAGAACTTAATAGGAAAGCAAACGCTGAGGAGGAAGATGTGTTTGGTGAAGATAATAAAGATCTTCGCCAAGACGAGAAAGAGTTTATCGGGCCTCACAGCTTCAATCACTATGCGGGTTACTACAATATTGGTCTCAGAGATAAGAAGGCTGAAAGTTCCGATAACAGAGTCCAAAATAATGAGCAACATAGTAAAGATGTCGAAGGTTATGGTATAGACGGCTACAAGGTGGAAGATAAAGCGGAGGCTAGAAGAGGAAACGACATTCGAAAGGAGGAAAATAGGACGATGCTAGAAAAAGCCAGAACTATTGTTGGAGAAGCTTTGCGAACCTGGGAATACGAAGATATCAGTCATTTGCGGCGCCAGCTGTATGAAAAAATGACAGGTATGGTTGTCCGTGATAGCTTTGAGTTCGATCGGTTGTCACCAGGATTAGAAGGACCCGAAGACGATTCCGAGATAGTTTCAACTGTAAATCCGTATAAATTACAGGATCCTCTCGACGAAACCTTTTATGAAGACGTTTGGCGTGCTATTGCTACCAAGAACACGCTATTATTTCGAGATGTGTTCCGTTGTCAGCCAGATGATGAGGTTCAAACATGGGCAGATTACAAGCGTTACATGTCATATGGGGAACAGTTTTCAACTCAGCAAGACGAGGCTTCGGACCAACCTGTCGACTCTACTATGGATACTTTAAGAGCTCACGATCCCTTGAATACGATAGGAAAAAGCGAAGAAAGTGATGAGAATTTGGTTGGTTCCAGCtcaggatcaggatcacgatctggatctggtgctgatgaggaGAACGATTCTGCAGAGCCTCGAGACTCTACAACATCGTCAGAAATTGATCCAAACGATTCCACAAACAATGACATTCATAAGCAAGGCATGACACCCGCTGCGTCAGCATCCTCGATGGGTCGAACTAAGCGAAAACGTGCCAATAGCAAATATAGTCGGAATTATGGTCTTGGAAAGCCCTATCCAGCCGATGAGGCCGAAGAGATACTTAGAGGAGTTAAGGGCAATTTGGTAATGTTCCCTACTGAGTGGTTAGGAAAAGAACATGATAAGTAA
- the PPZ1 gene encoding Ppz1p (Serine/threonine protein phosphatase Z, isoform of Ppz2p; involved in regulation of potassium transport, which affects osmotic stability, cell cycle progression, and halotolerance; PPZ1 has a paralog, PPZ2, that arose from the whole genome duplication; GO_component: GO:0005737 - cytoplasm [Evidence IDA] [PMID 11914276]; GO_component: GO:0019897 - extrinsic component of plasma membrane [Evidence IDA] [PMID 16166647]; GO_component: GO:0005634 - nucleus [Evidence IDA] [PMID 11914276]; GO_component: GO:0005634 - nucleus [Evidence IDA] [PMID 8824289]; GO_function: GO:0048037 - cofactor binding [Evidence IEA]; GO_function: GO:0016787 - hydrolase activity [Evidence IEA,IEA]; GO_function: GO:0004724 - magnesium-dependent protein serine/threonine phosphatase activity [Evidence IEA]; GO_function: GO:0046872 - metal ion binding [Evidence IEA]; GO_function: GO:0004721 - phosphoprotein phosphatase activity [Evidence IEA,IEA]; GO_function: GO:0004722 - protein serine/threonine phosphatase activity [Evidence IDA] [PMID 7615085]; GO_process: GO:0034613 - cellular protein localization [Evidence IMP] [PMID 21237705]; GO_process: GO:0006883 - cellular sodium ion homeostasis [Evidence IGI,IMP] [PMID 7768897]; GO_process: GO:0006470 - protein dephosphorylation [Evidence IMP] [PMID 21237705]), which produces MGNSPSKDGSINTATLTGSATGVTTTIQSSGDDDEPGGSSGSRKSSSSNFIGGPIKHNGLNETVKSKRPNQSQYHPSQREQQTSHQSNRHASSTGNKFQLNKHNTNSDPVRKMSVSSENSSPGMSKLTIAKPASPRMSALAVSASSLAVSTSSAIAMGRNASPLTGNGDNSDGDNFRGKSHRRLQSLSLPPSAMLSKVDSESVSNLTPANPTLLTDSDSTVKAQNSSRGRTQSLSSFKDRFSANDLLNVASFAGNETLPSPSDTNTEIVDSKADDDVGNISGRNTPQNSLSTVLGDSNSDPNPSPTLSSSISSSVSTSSYQSSSSASTASTSPPSPAMMEGRGKGNSKKLYSKSSTKDQHNPINGYIKRLLAAGGNYRKGSRSFVLTQEEVKQVCALASEIFLSQPILLELGTPVKVVGDIHGQYSDLLRIFRLCGMPPKSNYLFLGDYVDRGKQSLETILLLLCLKIKHPENVFLLRGNHESASVTKVYGFYDECKRRMSIKAWKMIVDVFNTLPIAATIGSKIFCIHGGLSPHLHSMNDLLNISRPTDVPDEGLLSDLLWSDPDPDIYQWSDNDRGVSYCFSKSVLEKFCRKFGFDLVARGHMVVEDGYEFFGHRKLVTVFSAPNYCGEFGNWGAVLSVSKDLLCSFDLLKPLDSNGKPIETANSKNGTNHVIPSEKRHST; this is translated from the coding sequence ATGGGGAACTCGCCGTCGAAAGATGGTTCCATTAATACGGCAACACTCACAGGCTCAGCTACCGGTGTGACCACGACGATACAAAGCAGCggcgatgatgacgagcctggtggtagtagtgGGAGTAGGAaaagtagtagtagtaattTTATTGGTGGACCTATTAAGCATAATGGTTTAAATGAGACAGTTAAATCTAAAAGGCCCAATCAGTCACAATATCACCCATCTCAACGGGAACAGCAAACTTCGCATCAGTCCAATCGACATGCTAGTTCCACAGGCAATAAGTTCCAGTTGAACAAGCATAACACTAACAGTGATCCTGTTCGTAAGATGTCAGTGTCATCCGAGAATAGCTCACCAGGTATGTCGAAATTGACAATAGCTAAACCAGCGTCGCCTCGGATGTCAGCATTAGCAGTTTCCGCCAGCTCTTTAGCAGTTTCAACTTCGTCAGCTATTGCCATGGGAAGGAATGCCTCACCATTAACTGGCAATGGTGATAATAGTGATGGCGATAATTTTCGAGGCAAGTCTCATAGGAGACTGCAGTCGCTATCACTTCCTCCTAGTGCTATGCTCTCAAAAGTGGACAGTGAATCAGTGTCGAATTTAACACCAGCCAACCCTACACTGTTGACAGACTCTGATAGTACAGTTAAAGCTCAAAATAGTAGTCGGGGTAGGACCCAAagtctttcttcttttaaGGACAGATTTTCTGCAAACGATCTATTAAATGTGGCAAGTTTCGCTGGTAACGAAACGTTGCCATCGCCTAGTGATACCAACACTGAGATTGTCGACTCTAAGGCCGACGATGATGTAGGTAACATATCTGGACGTAACACGCCTCAAAACTCATTAAGCACAGTTCTAGGAGATTCGAATTCAGACCCCAATCCGTCGCCAACTCTGTCGTCATCAATCTCTTCATCAGTTTCGACAAGCTCATACCaatcgtcatcttctgcCAGTACTGCTAGCACCTCACCACCAAGCCCGGCCATGATGGAAGGACGCGGTAAAGGCAACAGCAAGAAGTTGTactcaaaatcatcaaccAAGGATCAACACAATCCGATAAATGGCTACATCAAGAGACTCTTGGCAGCTGGTGGTAACTACCGAAAGGGATCCCGGTCCTTTGTATTAACACAGGAGGAGGTCAAACAGGTGTGTGCATTAGCTAGTGAGATATTCCTGTCTCAACCGATTTTGTTAGAATTAGGTACACCGGTCAAAGTCGTGGGAGATATTCATGGCCAGTATTCTGATTTATTACGTATTTTCAGGTTGTGTGGTATGCCCCCAAAATCAAACTACCTATTTTTGGGTGATTATGTAGACAGAGGAAAGCAGTCGTTAGAAACAATTTTGTTGCTACTCTGTCTGAAGATCAAGCATCCAGAGAATGTCTTCCTTCTGAGAGGTAATCACGAGTCTGCCAGTGTGACTAAGGTTTATGGTTTTTACGATGAGTGCAAGAGAAGAATGTCCATTAAAGCCTGGAAAATGATTGTCGACGTATTCAATACTCTTCCAATAGCCGCAACAATTGGCAGtaaaatattttgtatTCATGGCGGTCTGTCACCGCATCTCCACTCTATGAACGATCTTCTCAATATATCTAGGCCCACAGATGTTCCAGACGAAGGGTTGCTAAGTGATTTATTGTGGTCAGACCCTGATCCAGACATATATCAATGGAGCGACAATGATCGGGGTGTTTCATATTGTTTCAGTAAAAGTGTCCTAGAGAAATTTTGCAGAAAATTTGGGTTTGATTTAGTGGCTAGGGGTCATATGGTAGTCGAAGACGGTTATGAGTTTTTTGGACACCGTAAGCTGGTGACAGTGTTCTCTGCACCGAATTACTGTGGGGAGTTCGGGAATTGGGGTGCCGTGTTGTCTGTGTCCAAAGATCTCTTATGCTCTTTTGATCTTCTGAAGCCGTTGGATAGCAATGGAAAACCAATAGAGACGGCAAACTCCAAAAATGGTACAAATCATGTAATACCATCAGAGAAGCGACATTCAACCTAG